In Rhizobium sp. 11515TR, the DNA window GGCCAGGTGTTTATCGCGGTCAATGCGCGGAATTCTGCGGGCTTCAGCACAGTCACATGGCACTGTTCGTCATCGCGGAGAACATGGCCGCCTATCAGCGCTGGGCTGCCGCCCAGAGGGCCAGTAGCGTATCGTCGGCCGATCCGGAGGCGACAGCCGGCAAGGCTCTCTTCATGCGCAAGCCCTGTGCGGCCTGCCATACCATACGCGGAACCGAGGCATCGGGATCGACGGGGCCGGATCTGACGCATGTCGGAAGTCGCCAGACGATTGCGGCAGGGTTGCTCGACAATACCCGCGGTTCGCTTGCCGCCTGGATTGCCGATCCGCAGACACTGAAACCGGGGAACAACATGCCGATGGTTCCGCTCTCCAGTGACGAGTTGCGGCAGCTTTCCGCCTATATGGAAAGCCTCAAATGACGAACGACAACAAACCCGCACAACCGACGGATTTGATGTTCGGCGATGACGAGCTCGAACGGCGGCTCGCGCAGACCTGGAGGACACCGGCCGGTGTCTGGGGTGCCCTCACGACAGTCGACCACAAGATCATCGGCCGCCGTTACATCGTTACTGCATTCGTCTTTCTTGCCTTGGGCGGGTTGCTCGCGCTCGCGATGCGGCTGCAATTGGCGCAGCCGGAGGCACGCTTCATCGGTCCGGACCGCTACAATCAGATTTTCACCATGCATGGCTCAAACATGATGTTCCTGTTTGCCGTGCCGGTCATGGAAGCCATGGCGGTCTATCTCGTGCCGCTGATGGTCGGCACCCGCAATATCGCCTTCCCGCGCTTGAATGCCTTTTCCTATTGGATCTATCTGGCTGGCGGTCTGTTGTTATGGATCTCGTTTGCGCTCGATACTGCGCCCGACGTCGGATGGTTTGCCTACGTGCCCTTGTCTGGACCGCAATATGGTGCGGGCAAGCGCGCCGACCTTTGGGCGCAGATGATCACTTTCACGGAAGTTGCGGCTTTGGCCGTTGCGGTGGAAATCGTCGTCACCGTCTTCAAGCAGCGTGCGCCGGGCATGTCGCTCGACCGCATTCCGCTGTTCGTCTGGTCGATGCTCGTCACGGCCTTCCTCGTCATCATGGCCATGCCGGCGATCATGCTCGCCAGCTCGACGCTGATCCTCGATCGCCTGGTCGGAACACATTTCTACAATCCCGCAGAGGGCGGCGATGCACTGCTATGGCAGCACCTGTTCTGGTTCTTCGGCCATCCCGAGGTCTATATCATCTTCCTGCCGGCCGTCGGCATGGTGTCGACGATAATAGCGACCTTCTCGCGCCGGCCCGTATTTGGTTATCTTCCGCTCGTCATGGCGCTGATCGCCACGGGAATCCTGGCGTTCGGCCTTTGGGTGCATCACATGTTCGTCGTCGGCCTGCCGAAGCTCGGCGAAAGCTTCTTCACCGCCTCCAGCATGGCGATCGCTATTCCCGCTGGCATCCAGATATTCTGCTGGCTGGCCACGCTATGGGGTGGACAGCCCGTGCTCAAGACGCCGATGCTGTTTGTCCTCGGCTTCATCGTGACCTTCGTCATAGGCGGTCTGACGGGGGTGATGGTCGCGTCGGTGCCGTTCGATACTCAGGTACACGATACCTATTTCGTCGTCGCGCATTTCCATTACGTGCTTGTCGGCGGCGCCGTGTTTCCCTTGCTCGGTGCTATTTATTACTGGTTTCCCAAGATAAGCGGGCGGATGATGAGCGAGACGCTCGGTCGCTGGGCATTCGCGCTGATCTTTGCCGGCTTCAATCTGACATTCTTTCCCATGCATATTCTCGGGCTCGAGGGCATGCCGCGGCGCATCTACACCTATCAGCCGGAAATGCCCTGGGCCGGGATGAATATGTTCGTAAGCTTCAGCGCGCTTATCCTTTCGCTGGGATTCCTCGTTTTTTTCGTCGATGTCATCCGCAGCACTCGGTCCGGGCAGATCGCAGGCGAAAACCCCTGGGGTGCCTCGACGCTCGAATGGGCGACATCGTCGCCGCCGCCATGCTTCAATTTTCGCCGTATTCCCGTAGTCGGCGCTCGCGATCCGCTGTGGTCGCAGCCGGATGAACTCACGGTCGCCGGCGGGCTGCGCACTGATCGGCGCGAATTGATCGTCAGCAGCGTCGTCGAGGCACAACCCGAAGCAAGCGAGTCCTCGCCTCGAAATTCGATCTGGCCGCTCCTGGCGGCTCTCGCCACCACGGTGATGCTGATCTGGTCGATCTTCTCGCCTTGGGCGGTCATTTGGGGATCGATTCCGATCGGGATCACGTTGACCGGGTGGTTCTGGCCGAAGCAGACACCGGAGGACGAATCATGAAGGAGCGCGTCGTCCTCGACGTTTCAAGGCTGCCGCCCCACGGCATGGGGAGGGCAAGCCCGACCTGGTGGGGCACCTGCGCCTTCATGCTCATCGAAGGGTCCGGCTTCGCATTGGCGATCGCAGTCTATTTCTACCTGATGAGCCTCGCCCCGCACTGGCCGATCGACGCGCCGGCGCCCGGCCTCGTTCCCGGCACGACCCTGACCGCGATATTACTCGCGAGCGTCGTACCCAACATTCTCCTATCCAGATGGGCGCGGCAAAGAGATCTGCGCAAGGTGCGGATCGGGCTTATCGTCATGTCGGTATTCGGGGCGGTGCCGCTAATCTTGCGCGGTTTCGAATTCGCCGTCCTCAACATACGCTGGGACGATAACGCCTATGGCTCAATCATCTGGACGATGCTGGGGCTTCATACGACCCACATCGTCACCGATCT includes these proteins:
- the ctaD gene encoding cytochrome c oxidase subunit I, with the protein product MTNDNKPAQPTDLMFGDDELERRLAQTWRTPAGVWGALTTVDHKIIGRRYIVTAFVFLALGGLLALAMRLQLAQPEARFIGPDRYNQIFTMHGSNMMFLFAVPVMEAMAVYLVPLMVGTRNIAFPRLNAFSYWIYLAGGLLLWISFALDTAPDVGWFAYVPLSGPQYGAGKRADLWAQMITFTEVAALAVAVEIVVTVFKQRAPGMSLDRIPLFVWSMLVTAFLVIMAMPAIMLASSTLILDRLVGTHFYNPAEGGDALLWQHLFWFFGHPEVYIIFLPAVGMVSTIIATFSRRPVFGYLPLVMALIATGILAFGLWVHHMFVVGLPKLGESFFTASSMAIAIPAGIQIFCWLATLWGGQPVLKTPMLFVLGFIVTFVIGGLTGVMVASVPFDTQVHDTYFVVAHFHYVLVGGAVFPLLGAIYYWFPKISGRMMSETLGRWAFALIFAGFNLTFFPMHILGLEGMPRRIYTYQPEMPWAGMNMFVSFSALILSLGFLVFFVDVIRSTRSGQIAGENPWGASTLEWATSSPPPCFNFRRIPVVGARDPLWSQPDELTVAGGLRTDRRELIVSSVVEAQPEASESSPRNSIWPLLAALATTVMLIWSIFSPWAVIWGSIPIGITLTGWFWPKQTPEDES
- a CDS encoding cytochrome c oxidase subunit 3, with protein sequence MKERVVLDVSRLPPHGMGRASPTWWGTCAFMLIEGSGFALAIAVYFYLMSLAPHWPIDAPAPGLVPGTTLTAILLASVVPNILLSRWARQRDLRKVRIGLIVMSVFGAVPLILRGFEFAVLNIRWDDNAYGSIIWTMLGLHTTHIVTDLIDTLVLTGLMFSKHADNPRRFGDVEDNAMYWNFVVVAWIPLYACIYWVPRL